A section of the Citrus sinensis cultivar Valencia sweet orange chromosome 8, DVS_A1.0, whole genome shotgun sequence genome encodes:
- the LOC102607487 gene encoding S-adenosylmethionine synthase 3, translating to MMDTFLFTSESVNEGHPDKLCDQISDAILDACLEQDPESKVACETCAKTNMVMVFGEITTKAKVDYEKVVRDTCRGIGFVSADVGLDADKCKVLVNIEEQSPEIAQSVHGNLSKRPEEIGAGDQGHMFGYATDETPELMPLTLVLATKLGARLTEVRKNKTCPWLRPDGKTQVTVEYRNEGGAMVPQRVHTVLISTQHDETVTKEQISEDLKEHVIKPVIPAHFLDEKTIFHLNPSGRFVIGGPHGDAGLTGRKIIIDTYGGWGAHGGGAFSGKDSTKVDRSAAYIVRQAAKSVVASGLARRCLVQVSYAIGVPEPLSVFVDTYGTGKISDKDILALIKENFDFRPGMIAINLDLKRGGNFRYQKTAACGHFGRDDPDFTWETVKLLKPTEA from the coding sequence ATGATGGATACTTTTCTCTTCACCTCTGAATCTGTCAATGAAGGCCATCCTGACAAGCTCTGTGATCAAATTTCTGATGCCATTTTGGATGCTTGTCTGGAACAAGACCCGGAGAGTAAAGTTGCTTGTGAGACCTGTGCTAAGACAAATATGGTTATGGTCTTTGGTGAGATAACAACCAAGGCCAAAGTGGATTATGAAAAGGTTGTTCGTGACACTTGCAGAGGCATTGGATTTGTCTCAGCTGATGTTGGACTTGATGCCGATAAGTGCAAGGTCCTCGTCAATATTGAAGAGCAGAGCCCTGAAATTGCTCAAAGTGTTCATGGCAACTTGAGCAAGAGGCCTGAGGAAATTGGTGCTGGTGACCAAGGTCACATGTTCGGATATGCAACTGATGAAACACCTGAGCTAATGCCGCTGACTCTCGTTCTTGCCACCAAGCTTGGAGCCAGACTTACCGAGGTGAGAAAGAATAAGACATGCCCCTGGCTGAGGCCGGATGGAAAAACCCAGGTGACTGTTGAGTACCGGAACGAAGGTGGAGCCATGGTCCCACAGAGGGTCCACACTGTTCTCATTTCAACCCAGCACGATGAAACTGTCACCAAGGAGCAGATTTCTGAGGACCTGAAGGAGCATGTGATTAAACCAGTCATTCCAGCACATTTCCTTGATGAAAAGACAATCTTCCACCTCAACCCCTCTGGTCGTTTTGTCATTGGCGGGCCACATGGGGATGCAGGGCTTACCGGTAGGAAGATCATCATTGATACTTATGGTGGTTGGGGTGCTCATGGTGGCGGTGCCTTCTCTGGCAAGGATTCTACAAAGGTCGATCGAAGTGCTGCATATATTGTCAGGCAGGCTGCAAAGAGTGTGGTGGCTTCTGGGCTTGCCCGTCGCTGTCTTGTCCAGGTCTCTTATGCCATTGGTGTGCCAGAACCGCTGTCTGTGTTTGTGGACACTTATGGTACAGGAAAGATTTCAGATAAGGATATACTGGCTCTAATTAAGGAGAACTTTGACTTCAGGCCTGGGATGATAGCAATCAATCTTGATCTTAAGAGAGGTGGCAACTTCCGGTATCAGAAGACAGCTGCATGTGGGCATTTTGGTCGTGATGACCCGGATTTCACATGGGAAACTGTCAAGCTTCTCAAACCCACCGAAGCTTAG